A single region of the Manihot esculenta cultivar AM560-2 chromosome 12, M.esculenta_v8, whole genome shotgun sequence genome encodes:
- the LOC110627466 gene encoding glutathione S-transferase T3-like, which yields MTSRSAGYSTNEDVLLCGVYLDISQDPIIGKQQSSQRFWSRVAEAYEIAKNECWEFCNPRSLQCRLQVIEKAIRKLNGCYRQVENLHPSGASEQDLLNQAKTLLMQDPSYKKGFKFDHVWSMMKDAEKFKDCSSKKK from the exons ATGACTTCAAGATCTGCAGGATATTCTACCAATGAAGATGTGCTATTATGCGGAGTTTATCTAGATATTTCACAAGATCCCATTATAGGTAAACAACAATCTAGTCAACGTTTTTGGAGTCGGGTGGCAGAAGCATATGAAATTGCAAAGAATGAGTGTTGGGAGTTCTGCAACCCACGATCTTTGCAATGTCGATTGCAAGTTATTGAGAAGGCTATAAGAAAATTGAATGGTTGTTATCGACAAGTTGAAAACTTACATCCTAGTGGTGCTTCAGAGCAAGATCTG CTCAATCAAGCGAAAACTTTACTAATGCAAGATCCAAGCTACAAAAAAGGATTCAAATTTGACCATGTTTGGAGCATGATGAAGGATGCTGAGAAGTTTAAAGATTGTAGctctaaaaaaaaatag